One window of Saccharopolyspora phatthalungensis genomic DNA carries:
- a CDS encoding Wadjet anti-phage system protein JetD domain-containing protein, with protein sequence MRRAVDPALLAWTKTNGGKEFCAKAREKLVRGRKLDKWLEYTVSEKNLEDLQALFGHDERVVNATGVQLRKADLALRRTRFGIGLHQLLIAVDGPVISARARKRYDDRVSLLRVVQERAALRQVMVLVPQLDRECQLLEALELGPTSQVPPGSATETKSWPTYEAAIRAAAYWYPESLTRVPWEKEVASNALSGSKRWTMAQLEAFSRLVGIGLKEALQWTDSLIRVAGPLSWTNQTPIADAGLATPWIDIPAQGSIESGELHCPADGVLLVENQTTFEHLRRNTDLTKTWLCVWLEGNISKGLIPFLRHINPRHVAAWCDLDPDGIEIVQSVENGLERDVLPVGMTPEIWANGAKLAEKKPEDHVIWQHAAAALAEHGPELLRPLAAAIATNGDRCEQETIQFETTPVVVRQLKQLVTSSGDMP encoded by the coding sequence GTGCGACGTGCGGTGGACCCAGCCTTGCTCGCCTGGACGAAAACCAACGGTGGCAAGGAGTTCTGTGCGAAGGCGCGGGAGAAGCTCGTGCGGGGCCGCAAGCTAGACAAGTGGCTCGAGTACACCGTGAGCGAGAAGAACCTCGAAGACCTGCAGGCGTTGTTCGGCCACGACGAGCGTGTCGTCAACGCGACCGGCGTGCAGCTGCGCAAGGCGGATCTCGCACTGCGCCGCACCCGATTCGGAATCGGCCTGCACCAGCTCCTCATCGCCGTCGACGGACCGGTCATCAGCGCGCGTGCCCGTAAACGCTACGACGACCGCGTGAGTCTGCTTCGCGTGGTGCAAGAACGAGCGGCTCTTCGGCAGGTCATGGTCCTCGTGCCGCAGCTCGACCGGGAATGCCAACTGCTCGAAGCACTCGAGCTGGGGCCGACCTCGCAGGTGCCACCGGGGTCAGCGACCGAAACGAAATCATGGCCCACCTACGAAGCCGCGATCAGAGCCGCTGCCTACTGGTACCCAGAGTCGCTGACGAGGGTCCCGTGGGAGAAGGAGGTGGCGTCCAACGCCCTCAGCGGCTCCAAGAGGTGGACGATGGCGCAGCTCGAGGCGTTCTCCCGGCTTGTGGGGATAGGCCTCAAGGAAGCCCTGCAGTGGACCGATTCGCTGATCCGCGTCGCCGGACCACTGTCGTGGACGAACCAGACACCAATCGCCGACGCGGGCCTGGCCACGCCGTGGATCGACATCCCTGCTCAGGGCTCGATCGAGTCCGGCGAGCTGCACTGCCCAGCAGACGGCGTATTGCTGGTGGAGAACCAGACGACGTTTGAGCACCTCCGCCGCAACACCGACCTAACTAAGACATGGCTCTGTGTGTGGCTCGAAGGCAACATCAGCAAGGGACTCATCCCGTTCCTGCGGCACATCAACCCGCGGCATGTCGCCGCCTGGTGCGATCTTGACCCTGACGGCATCGAGATCGTGCAGAGCGTGGAGAACGGCCTCGAACGCGACGTTCTCCCGGTCGGCATGACACCCGAGATCTGGGCAAACGGCGCGAAGCTCGCGGAGAAGAAGCCGGAAGATCACGTCATATGGCAGCACGCTGCCGCCGCACTCGCCGAGCACGGCCCGGAGCTGCTGCGCCCGCTCGCCGCCGCCATCGCCACCAACGGTGACCGCTGCGAACAGGAGACCATCCAGTTCGAGACCACACCGGTGGTCGTGCGGCAGCTCAAGCAACTCGTTACTTCATCTGGTGACATGCCATGA